One genomic region from Gemmatimonas aurantiaca encodes:
- a CDS encoding response regulator transcription factor has translation MARTPIAEWPDPDTLLVVEDDDVLRETLALTLGTMCRQVRTASSLAEAVRECAHVSPELVLLDLGLPDGDGSQLLQQLRVVTDVPIIVLSGRDDEDAKVAMLDAGADDFISKPCGAAELQARVRGQLRRAAMSHASRAWSLITVDGVEIDLQQQRVVRHGTLQRLTPTEWSLLRTLVLHVGRPLSPRQLWDLVWAREFGDYATHVRVHITHLRRKIEPDASMPRLIVTEPGVGYRFNVPL, from the coding sequence ATGGCCCGTACGCCTATCGCCGAATGGCCCGATCCGGACACGCTGCTCGTGGTCGAAGACGACGATGTGCTGCGCGAAACGCTCGCGCTGACACTGGGCACGATGTGTCGTCAGGTACGAACCGCGAGTTCACTGGCCGAAGCCGTTCGTGAGTGTGCCCACGTGTCCCCCGAGCTGGTGCTGCTCGATCTCGGTCTGCCCGATGGCGACGGGTCGCAACTGCTGCAGCAGCTCCGCGTCGTCACCGATGTCCCCATCATCGTGCTGTCGGGCCGGGACGACGAAGACGCCAAGGTGGCCATGCTCGACGCCGGGGCCGACGATTTCATCAGCAAGCCCTGCGGTGCGGCGGAACTGCAGGCGCGCGTCCGCGGACAGTTGCGACGGGCAGCGATGTCGCATGCATCGCGCGCCTGGTCGCTGATCACGGTCGATGGTGTCGAGATCGACCTGCAACAGCAGCGGGTCGTCCGACATGGGACCTTGCAGCGGCTGACGCCCACAGAATGGTCGCTGCTCCGGACGCTCGTGCTGCACGTGGGGCGCCCGCTGTCACCACGCCAGCTGTGGGATCTGGTCTGGGCCCGCGAGTTCGGGGACTACGCCACGCATGTGCGTGTGCACATCACCCATCTCCGCCGGAAGATCGAACCCGATGCCTCCATGCCACGCCTGATCGTGACCGAGCCCGGCGTCGGCTATCGCTTCAACGTGCCCCTGTGA
- a CDS encoding DUF6596 domain-containing protein, with protein MKEGHGMGSDDGVDSPVIMPRYPEDSGSHPESTSTADSTSADAGETARLLAGPRGFRDAAARLTAILVRQYGTGQLDRIEDAAQDAFVAAARSWPVAGAPRDAMAWLVQVARRRYLDRLRAEHRLEPSPDTVAAALASAVSPPDVDTDDQLEIAPLADDQLRLLFLCCHPALSAESRVALTLKCVAQFSVAEIARLLRADSTAVAQRLVRAKRTLRGVRTSFVVPSPAELPNRLDDVHAVCYAIFAEGHLATDGELLVRPELCGEAIHLVYQLLRWPVTNTPAGQALLALMLLNAARLSTRSADGTPVPLAEQDRSRWDRASIARGVRAFARSAAGDHLSRYHVEAEIAMAHATAPTFADTPWRMIVDAYDRLLRIAPSPVAQLARLMAIAESGEVTTALAEAHVLPETVRRWPEWQATVATLLTRAGCSDEARTYWEAALAAPLPDPVRRYYRRVSGIGEPGSG; from the coding sequence ATGAAGGAGGGACACGGCATGGGATCGGATGACGGGGTGGATTCCCCGGTGATCATGCCGCGGTATCCAGAGGACTCCGGATCACATCCGGAATCGACATCGACAGCCGATTCGACCTCGGCGGATGCCGGAGAAACAGCCCGCCTGCTGGCCGGTCCACGGGGATTCCGCGATGCCGCCGCCCGTCTCACCGCCATCCTGGTCCGGCAGTATGGTACCGGACAGCTCGATCGTATCGAAGATGCGGCGCAGGATGCCTTCGTGGCGGCGGCCCGGAGCTGGCCGGTGGCCGGCGCTCCGCGGGACGCCATGGCGTGGCTGGTCCAGGTGGCCCGTCGCCGGTATCTCGATCGTCTGCGCGCGGAACATCGTCTCGAACCATCGCCCGACACTGTCGCCGCGGCACTGGCCTCCGCCGTGAGTCCGCCGGATGTCGATACGGACGACCAGCTCGAGATCGCCCCACTGGCCGACGATCAGCTCCGGCTGCTCTTTCTGTGCTGTCATCCCGCGCTGTCGGCCGAGTCCCGTGTGGCGCTCACGCTGAAGTGCGTGGCGCAGTTCAGCGTCGCCGAAATCGCGCGTCTGCTCCGTGCCGATTCCACCGCCGTCGCCCAGCGTCTCGTGCGCGCCAAGCGCACGCTGCGCGGCGTCCGCACGTCGTTTGTCGTGCCCTCGCCCGCGGAACTGCCGAACCGGCTCGACGATGTGCACGCTGTGTGTTACGCGATTTTTGCCGAGGGGCATCTCGCCACCGACGGTGAGCTGTTGGTGCGTCCCGAGTTGTGTGGCGAGGCCATTCATCTCGTGTATCAGCTGTTGCGCTGGCCGGTGACGAACACCCCCGCCGGTCAGGCGCTGCTGGCCCTCATGCTGCTCAATGCCGCACGTCTGTCCACGCGGTCCGCGGACGGCACGCCCGTACCCCTGGCCGAACAGGATCGTTCACGGTGGGACCGTGCCTCGATCGCGCGTGGTGTCCGTGCATTTGCCCGCTCCGCGGCGGGCGATCATCTCAGCCGCTACCACGTGGAAGCCGAGATCGCGATGGCCCACGCCACGGCGCCCACGTTCGCCGATACGCCGTGGCGCATGATCGTGGACGCCTACGATCGCCTGCTGCGCATCGCGCCGTCACCCGTGGCGCAACTCGCCCGTCTCATGGCCATCGCCGAATCCGGGGAGGTGACCACGGCACTGGCCGAGGCTCATGTCTTGCCGGAGACCGTGCGACGCTGGCCCGAATGGCAGGCCACGGTGGCCACACTGCTGACACGCGCCGGCTGCTCCGATGAAGCGCGAACGTATTGGGAAGCCGCACTCGCGGCGCCGCTGCCGGACCCTGTCAGGCGATACTATCGGCGGGTTTCGGGTATTGGGGAGCCGGGTTCGGGGTGA
- a CDS encoding amidohydrolase — protein MRRSYIALSAFGLAATTAATIAATPVEAQPATRPSPLVLEVEKRLPAVMPRVIAWRRDLHEHPELSGSEVRTAKLVADHLRALGIEVRTGVGGHGVVGVLKGGKPGPVVALRADMDALPVAEMGDLPFKSKATGTYRGQTVGVMHACGHDTHTAMLMGVAEILAGMKAQLPGTVKFVFQPAEEGLPDGGTGAKLMIADGVLENPRVDVIFGLHVGNAPLGQISYRPGPSMAASNNLTIIVNGKQSHGAMPWAGTDPIVVGSQIVSTLQTIISRQTDISTVPAIITIGAFQGGVRSNIIPDSVVMLGTIRTFDLGMRKEIFERVARTAQMVASASGATARVVIDSGNLVTRNDSALTLRMVPTLQRAAGAAGAQQAALWTASEDFSWYQDRVPGLFFNLGVTPPDRDWRTAPSNHSPYFFADEGALPTGVRAMASVAVDYLLNPLRK, from the coding sequence ATGCGCCGATCTTACATCGCTCTATCCGCCTTCGGGCTGGCCGCGACGACCGCGGCCACCATCGCGGCCACGCCCGTCGAGGCGCAGCCGGCAACCCGGCCCTCTCCGCTCGTGCTCGAGGTGGAGAAGCGTCTGCCTGCCGTCATGCCGAGGGTCATCGCCTGGCGCCGGGATCTGCACGAACACCCCGAGCTCTCCGGCAGCGAGGTCCGTACGGCAAAACTCGTCGCCGATCATCTCCGCGCACTGGGCATCGAAGTGCGCACGGGCGTGGGAGGCCACGGCGTGGTCGGTGTGCTCAAAGGCGGCAAGCCGGGTCCCGTGGTCGCGCTGCGCGCCGACATGGACGCGCTGCCGGTGGCCGAGATGGGGGATTTGCCCTTCAAGTCGAAGGCCACCGGCACCTACCGCGGGCAGACGGTGGGGGTGATGCACGCCTGCGGGCACGACACCCACACGGCCATGCTCATGGGCGTGGCGGAGATTCTGGCCGGCATGAAGGCCCAGCTGCCCGGCACGGTGAAGTTCGTCTTCCAGCCTGCCGAGGAAGGACTGCCCGATGGGGGCACGGGTGCGAAACTCATGATCGCTGATGGCGTGCTCGAAAACCCCAGAGTCGATGTGATCTTCGGACTGCACGTGGGCAATGCCCCGCTGGGGCAGATCAGCTATCGCCCCGGCCCGTCCATGGCCGCCTCGAACAATCTCACCATCATCGTGAACGGCAAGCAGTCGCATGGCGCGATGCCGTGGGCCGGCACCGACCCCATCGTGGTGGGCTCGCAGATCGTGAGTACGCTGCAGACCATCATCTCGCGGCAGACGGATATCAGCACGGTGCCGGCCATCATCACCATCGGTGCATTCCAGGGCGGTGTCCGCAGCAACATCATCCCTGACAGTGTCGTGATGCTCGGCACCATCCGGACCTTCGACCTCGGCATGCGCAAGGAGATCTTCGAGCGCGTCGCCCGCACGGCGCAGATGGTGGCCTCTGCCTCGGGGGCGACGGCACGCGTGGTGATCGACAGCGGCAATCTCGTCACCCGAAACGACAGCGCGCTCACGCTCCGCATGGTGCCCACACTGCAACGCGCGGCCGGTGCAGCCGGTGCACAGCAGGCCGCGCTGTGGACGGCGTCCGAGGATTTCTCCTGGTATCAGGACCGTGTTCCCGGCTTGTTCTTCAATCTCGGCGTGACACCGCCCGACAGGGACTGGCGCACGGCGCCCAGCAATCATTCACCGTATTTCTTCGCCGACGAAGGCGCATTGCCCACCGGCGTGCGTGCCATGGCCAGCGTGGCCGTCGATTATCTCCTGAACCCCCTCCGCAAGTGA
- a CDS encoding methyltransferase domain-containing protein produces the protein MSSRLSSASAHPAVGTDPQALPWRARLARAVRRALHMDRERRWNTEYASGGWDWLRNLDERAHHSVLAGYAAYLKPGGSLLDVGCGEGVFQEQLRGAVACYLGVDFEEPIQRAQAKANAVTRFVVGDMNEFTTTERFDIIVFNESIYYLHDTLAGVRRYESMLASDGVLLVSMHGKERNDALWAALDTRYTTLDRVTITNARDVRWTVKAMVPHGSTFQMATQAP, from the coding sequence ATGTCCTCCCGTCTGTCGTCGGCATCGGCCCATCCCGCGGTCGGAACGGATCCGCAGGCCTTACCGTGGCGCGCCCGTCTGGCCCGTGCGGTACGCCGGGCGTTGCACATGGATCGCGAACGACGGTGGAATACCGAGTATGCCTCGGGGGGGTGGGACTGGCTCCGCAATCTCGACGAGCGCGCGCATCACAGTGTGCTCGCGGGGTATGCCGCGTATCTCAAGCCCGGTGGATCGTTGCTCGACGTGGGCTGTGGGGAAGGCGTGTTTCAGGAGCAGCTGCGCGGTGCGGTGGCCTGTTACCTGGGTGTGGACTTCGAAGAACCCATCCAGCGCGCCCAGGCGAAGGCGAATGCCGTCACACGATTCGTGGTGGGGGACATGAACGAATTCACCACCACCGAGCGATTCGACATCATCGTATTCAACGAGAGCATCTACTACCTGCACGACACCCTGGCCGGTGTGCGACGTTACGAGTCGATGCTTGCCTCCGACGGAGTCCTGCTCGTCTCGATGCACGGCAAGGAACGCAATGACGCCTTGTGGGCCGCGCTCGACACGCGCTACACGACACTCGATCGTGTGACCATCACCAATGCCCGCGACGTCCGCTGGACCGTGAAGGCGATGGTGCCTCACGGCAGCACTTTCCAGATGGCAACGCAGGCGCCCTGA
- a CDS encoding NAD(P)-dependent alcohol dehydrogenase: protein MIPALGIAAFDAAGPLGPWRFERRTPGPRDVQIQILFCGICHSDLHTVRGEWGGITYPQVPGHEIVGRVVAVGPDVRKWRVGELVGVGCMVDSCRTCEPCQAGLEQYCTEGNTGTYGGVEKETGRPTQGGYSTTIVVTEDFVLRVPENLDPAAVAPLLCAGITTWSPLRHWKIGPGKRVGVVGIGGLGHMAVKLAAALGAEVTVLTSSASKVADARRLGAHDVIVAGDAAAMRAHRNTLDLIIDTVSAPHDIEAEMRLLRLDGTLCLVGVSPEAHPMPAAFTFIGKRRALAGSLIGGIAETQEMLDFCGAHGITADIERIAAADVNQAYERMLRSDVKYRFVIDLATLEAPAA, encoded by the coding sequence ATGATCCCTGCACTCGGTATCGCCGCCTTCGACGCGGCCGGCCCATTGGGCCCCTGGCGTTTCGAACGCCGCACGCCCGGCCCCCGTGATGTCCAGATCCAGATTCTCTTCTGCGGCATCTGCCACTCCGATCTGCACACCGTGCGCGGTGAGTGGGGCGGCATCACCTATCCCCAGGTGCCTGGCCATGAGATCGTGGGACGGGTCGTGGCCGTGGGGCCTGATGTCCGCAAATGGCGCGTCGGCGAGCTGGTCGGCGTGGGATGCATGGTGGACAGCTGTCGCACCTGCGAGCCGTGCCAGGCCGGTCTCGAGCAGTACTGCACCGAAGGCAACACCGGCACGTATGGCGGTGTGGAGAAGGAAACCGGACGCCCCACGCAGGGTGGCTACTCCACGACCATCGTGGTGACGGAAGACTTCGTGTTGCGTGTCCCGGAGAACCTCGATCCGGCAGCGGTCGCGCCCCTGCTCTGCGCGGGCATCACCACGTGGTCGCCACTCCGTCACTGGAAGATCGGGCCCGGCAAGCGGGTGGGCGTGGTGGGCATCGGGGGGCTCGGACACATGGCCGTCAAGCTCGCCGCCGCGCTCGGCGCGGAAGTGACCGTGTTGACCTCCTCCGCCTCGAAGGTGGCCGATGCCAGACGCCTCGGCGCTCACGATGTGATCGTGGCCGGTGATGCCGCGGCCATGCGCGCGCATCGCAATACACTCGACCTCATCATCGACACGGTCAGCGCGCCACACGACATCGAAGCCGAGATGCGTCTGCTGCGTCTGGACGGCACGCTGTGCCTGGTGGGTGTCTCGCCGGAAGCGCACCCCATGCCGGCGGCATTCACGTTCATCGGCAAACGGCGCGCACTCGCGGGATCGCTCATCGGCGGCATCGCCGAAACCCAGGAGATGCTCGATTTCTGCGGCGCTCATGGCATCACCGCCGACATCGAACGTATCGCGGCCGCTGATGTGAATCAGGCCTACGAACGCATGCTCCGCTCGGACGTGAAGTACCGCTTCGTGATCGACCTCGCCACCCTCGAGGCGCCCGCGGCCTGA
- a CDS encoding glycosyltransferase family 2 protein — protein MTRTNTTGTVPVTVVIPTLNEEDRLPACLLSIWWASEIIVADAGSTDRTLDIARRFGAVVLEGCGPTIADQKNAAIARASHRWVLSVDADERASDELASEIAAVVVAPEADAYRIQMRNRYLGAPYELGGWSRDWHIRLYRSSARWIPQRVHERLDVAGQVADLRARLEHESYRDLAHQLEKGHRYAVWGAQDLAASGRRVRVSDVAVRPAWRFFKTYLLEGMWREGMRGFVFAAVHAWCGFAKYALLWDEQRKQRATAAAALIETTLETPIPTAL, from the coding sequence ATGACACGTACCAACACGACCGGGACCGTTCCCGTCACGGTCGTCATTCCGACGCTCAACGAGGAGGATCGCCTCCCCGCCTGTCTGCTTTCCATCTGGTGGGCATCGGAGATCATCGTGGCCGATGCCGGTTCGACGGACCGTACGCTCGATATCGCCCGACGGTTCGGCGCCGTCGTCCTCGAAGGATGCGGTCCGACCATCGCCGATCAGAAAAATGCGGCGATCGCCCGCGCCAGTCATCGCTGGGTGCTCTCCGTGGATGCGGATGAGCGCGCTTCCGACGAACTGGCGAGTGAGATCGCGGCGGTGGTGGTAGCCCCCGAGGCCGACGCGTACCGCATCCAGATGCGCAATCGATACCTGGGCGCGCCCTATGAACTGGGCGGATGGTCACGCGACTGGCACATCCGTCTCTATCGATCGTCGGCCCGATGGATACCGCAGCGGGTGCACGAGCGACTCGACGTCGCGGGACAGGTGGCGGACCTTCGTGCCCGGCTGGAACACGAGTCGTATCGTGACCTCGCGCATCAACTGGAAAAGGGTCATCGCTACGCCGTATGGGGCGCGCAGGATCTCGCCGCGTCGGGACGTCGCGTGCGGGTGAGCGACGTGGCGGTCAGGCCCGCCTGGCGGTTTTTCAAGACCTACCTGCTGGAAGGGATGTGGCGGGAAGGCATGCGCGGATTCGTCTTTGCCGCGGTGCATGCCTGGTGCGGGTTTGCCAAGTACGCGTTGCTGTGGGATGAGCAGCGCAAGCAGCGGGCGACGGCGGCGGCGGCGCTCATCGAGACGACGCTCGAGACGCCCATTCCCACCGCCCTCTGA
- a CDS encoding pyridoxal phosphate-dependent aminotransferase has translation MPTTAARLSVFTESVIRGTTRLANQYGAINLSQGFPDFDPPEVLLSGLERAARGPNHQYAVTWGAPAFRQALGRKISRFTGLEVDPDQHLVVTCGSTEAMMVAMMTACNPGDKVIVFSPFYENYAADAILSGAEPIYVPLHPPGFGFDEDDLAKAFAQKPKAIVVCNPSNPSGKVFTRDELLTILKYAEQYDAWVITDEPYEHIVYAPHEHVYFNTLPGAFERTITCNSLSKTYSITGWRLGYVHAPASVIAQARKVHDFLTVGAAAPLQDAAVGALDLPDSYYHELTALYTKKRDVFLEILRGTGLPFTEPQGAYYVMVDISALGFADDTAASEWLIKEIGVAGVPGSSFFREPVRHLIRFHFAKREETLRAFGERLEKLETRIQAGR, from the coding sequence ATGCCTACCACCGCCGCTCGCCTCTCCGTCTTCACGGAATCGGTCATCCGTGGGACCACGCGCCTCGCCAATCAGTACGGCGCCATCAATCTGTCGCAGGGGTTTCCCGACTTCGATCCGCCGGAAGTGCTGCTGTCCGGACTCGAGCGTGCGGCCCGCGGCCCGAACCATCAGTATGCCGTGACATGGGGGGCGCCGGCCTTCCGTCAGGCGCTCGGGCGCAAGATCTCGCGCTTCACCGGACTCGAGGTGGATCCGGATCAGCATCTCGTGGTCACCTGCGGCAGCACCGAAGCGATGATGGTGGCGATGATGACGGCCTGCAATCCGGGGGACAAGGTCATCGTCTTCTCGCCGTTCTACGAGAACTATGCGGCGGATGCGATTCTGTCGGGCGCCGAGCCCATTTATGTGCCACTGCATCCACCGGGCTTCGGGTTCGACGAGGACGATCTCGCGAAGGCCTTCGCACAGAAGCCCAAGGCGATCGTGGTGTGCAATCCGTCGAATCCGAGCGGGAAGGTGTTCACCCGCGACGAACTGCTCACCATTCTGAAGTACGCCGAGCAGTACGATGCCTGGGTGATCACGGACGAGCCGTACGAGCATATCGTGTATGCCCCGCACGAGCACGTGTATTTCAACACGCTGCCGGGTGCGTTCGAGCGTACGATCACCTGCAATTCGTTGTCGAAGACGTATTCGATCACCGGCTGGCGTCTGGGGTATGTGCACGCACCGGCGTCGGTGATCGCGCAGGCGCGCAAGGTGCACGATTTCCTGACCGTGGGGGCCGCGGCGCCGCTGCAGGATGCCGCGGTGGGCGCGCTCGACCTCCCCGACTCGTACTACCACGAGCTCACGGCGCTGTACACGAAGAAGCGCGACGTTTTCCTGGAGATCCTGCGGGGCACCGGGTTGCCGTTCACCGAACCGCAGGGCGCGTACTACGTCATGGTGGACATCAGTGCCTTGGGATTTGCCGACGACACGGCCGCCTCGGAGTGGTTGATCAAGGAGATCGGCGTGGCGGGTGTACCGGGATCCAGCTTCTTCCGTGAACCCGTGCGCCATCTCATTCGTTTCCACTTCGCCAAGCGTGAGGAAACGCTGCGGGCGTTCGGGGAACGGTTGGAGAAGTTGGAGACGCGGATACAGGCGGGGCGGTAG
- a CDS encoding ATP-binding protein has product MTPARVTRWADPSQRWQVWARWLTLYLVVTLLVGRVAGQPEVRVAHGILIYLLLIIGASREGGRALSIVMVLLCYVTIDWLFVPPLYQFGSTRELDWLILVGFATAGLLVSQLFVNLQRAARLARERTIEVERLSLERLQLEREASAARVLVEADRLKNALLNSVAHDLRSPVATLALLSDPASGFASADALERVSGEARRLGEFLVTLQRFAKAGEAPALQLESHDADLVLQTALRSSAGLLVTRIVRLPASSQRVTVSCDATLVNQVLGNLLQNATRYAPPDQPIDLLVREGATTVDLVVADRGPGLPPDQVDRIFAPLRRPVRSDGASPVNTHMGMGLSIARTFARAQGGDVLYQPREGGGSEFILRLQRGPS; this is encoded by the coding sequence GTGACTCCCGCACGGGTGACCCGTTGGGCCGATCCTTCGCAGCGCTGGCAGGTGTGGGCGCGATGGCTCACGCTGTATCTGGTGGTCACCCTTCTGGTTGGTCGGGTGGCCGGCCAGCCCGAGGTCCGGGTGGCGCATGGCATCCTCATCTACCTGCTGCTGATCATCGGCGCCAGCCGCGAAGGCGGACGCGCACTGTCCATCGTGATGGTGCTTCTCTGTTACGTCACCATCGACTGGCTTTTTGTCCCGCCACTGTACCAGTTCGGCAGCACCCGGGAGCTCGACTGGCTGATCCTCGTGGGTTTTGCGACGGCCGGACTGCTCGTGTCACAACTGTTCGTGAACCTGCAGCGTGCGGCGCGTCTGGCGCGCGAACGCACCATCGAAGTGGAGCGCCTGAGTCTGGAGCGTCTGCAACTCGAACGCGAAGCCTCCGCGGCGCGCGTGCTCGTCGAGGCCGATCGTCTCAAGAACGCCCTGCTCAATTCCGTGGCACACGATCTGCGCTCTCCGGTGGCGACGCTGGCCCTGCTCTCCGATCCCGCCTCGGGGTTCGCGAGCGCCGACGCGCTCGAGCGCGTGAGCGGCGAGGCGCGTCGCCTGGGGGAGTTTCTCGTCACCTTGCAGCGCTTCGCCAAAGCGGGGGAGGCTCCGGCACTGCAGCTCGAATCGCACGACGCCGATCTCGTATTGCAGACTGCACTGCGTTCCTCTGCGGGTCTGCTCGTGACACGCATCGTGCGCCTGCCGGCGTCGTCCCAGCGCGTGACGGTCTCCTGCGATGCCACACTCGTCAATCAGGTGCTCGGCAACCTCCTGCAGAATGCGACGCGCTACGCCCCGCCCGATCAGCCCATCGATCTGCTCGTGCGCGAAGGCGCCACGACCGTGGATCTCGTGGTGGCCGATCGTGGGCCCGGCCTGCCGCCGGATCAGGTGGATCGCATCTTTGCCCCCCTGCGCCGGCCCGTGCGCAGCGATGGAGCATCCCCGGTGAATACCCACATGGGGATGGGGCTCTCCATCGCCCGCACGTTTGCGCGGGCGCAGGGGGGAGATGTGCTGTATCAGCCGCGGGAAGGCGGAGGATCGGAGTTCATCCTGCGCCTGCAACGCGGACCATCATGA
- a CDS encoding YciI family protein: MSLFMLLLADDPTEFADLSPAELQAVIARYSAWSEDMAAQGRLRGGHKLCDEGGKILRREGDALVVRDGPYAEVREIVSGYFLIEAADYADAEAIARTCPHAASRGSITIREIESMENP; this comes from the coding sequence ATGTCGTTGTTCATGCTGCTGCTGGCCGATGATCCCACGGAATTCGCCGATCTCTCACCGGCGGAGCTGCAGGCCGTCATCGCCCGGTACAGTGCCTGGTCAGAGGATATGGCCGCGCAGGGACGTCTGCGTGGCGGTCACAAGCTGTGCGACGAAGGCGGGAAGATCCTGCGCCGCGAAGGAGACGCCCTCGTCGTGCGGGACGGTCCGTACGCGGAAGTGCGGGAGATCGTATCGGGGTATTTCCTGATCGAGGCGGCCGACTACGCCGACGCGGAGGCGATTGCACGCACCTGTCCTCATGCGGCATCGCGTGGCTCGATCACGATCCGCGAAATCGAGTCCATGGAAAACCCGTGA
- a CDS encoding ChaN family lipoprotein yields the protein MITRLFSGRHGAPVALMASLVLFTACASGGSANARPVPQAAVRVYDTKAAKFVPFAQLIDVAAQRDFVFFGEQHDDPATHAAEHAVLAAIGAKRPQVIVSLEMFERDVQPLLDQYLAGTISEANFLAGARPWERYTTDYRPMVELARVHGWTVVASNIPRPLANAVSRRGLTVFDTLNARDKRYIAREHECPRDRYFELFSAVMNGHSAGGGPPTVADAAQQQAMTVRFYEAQCSKDEAMGEAIADAWRAAPKGTLVYHVDGAFHSDYGLGTVARAKRRAPNASVVIITAVPVADLAKADPAEHKDKADYVMFTRAPK from the coding sequence GTGATCACCCGTCTTTTTTCCGGACGTCATGGCGCCCCGGTCGCGCTGATGGCGTCCCTCGTGCTCTTCACGGCGTGTGCGTCTGGGGGTTCGGCGAATGCACGGCCCGTTCCGCAGGCCGCGGTGCGCGTCTACGACACGAAAGCCGCGAAGTTCGTTCCCTTTGCGCAGCTCATCGACGTGGCCGCGCAGCGGGACTTCGTGTTCTTCGGCGAGCAGCATGACGATCCCGCCACGCATGCCGCCGAACATGCGGTGCTGGCCGCCATCGGCGCGAAGCGTCCGCAGGTGATCGTGTCGCTGGAGATGTTCGAACGCGATGTGCAGCCGCTGCTCGATCAGTATCTCGCCGGCACCATCTCCGAAGCCAACTTCCTGGCCGGCGCCCGCCCCTGGGAGCGCTACACCACCGACTACCGTCCCATGGTGGAGCTCGCGCGTGTGCATGGATGGACGGTGGTCGCCTCCAACATTCCGCGTCCGCTGGCCAACGCCGTGAGCCGTCGCGGACTCACCGTGTTCGACACGCTCAACGCCCGCGACAAACGTTACATCGCCCGCGAGCACGAATGCCCGCGCGATCGGTACTTCGAGCTGTTCTCGGCGGTCATGAACGGCCACAGCGCCGGCGGCGGACCACCCACCGTTGCCGATGCCGCACAGCAACAGGCCATGACCGTCCGTTTCTACGAAGCGCAGTGTTCGAAGGACGAAGCCATGGGCGAAGCCATCGCCGACGCCTGGCGCGCGGCGCCCAAGGGCACGCTGGTGTATCACGTGGATGGCGCGTTTCACAGCGACTACGGCCTGGGCACGGTGGCCCGCGCCAAACGCCGCGCACCGAACGCGTCGGTGGTGATCATCACGGCCGTTCCGGTGGCCGATCTCGCCAAAGCCGACCCGGCGGAGCACAAGGACAAGGCGGACTACGTGATGTTCACGCGAGCGCCGAAGTAA
- a CDS encoding polysaccharide deacetylase family protein: protein MWIPALCYHRIEVPPSSAAGDTNFVRPDTFAGQMDWLARMGYTGVTIRRILAWQRGEQTLPARPVAITFDDAYESVVTHALPCLATHGWPCTVYAVSAYLGDRNRWDPAAPPARLLDGAALRALLQAGHDVGAHTRHHRRVRGLDGVTAHEELAGSREDLEQALGAPCESVAFPYGSHDRLTVQRTREAGFAGAVTLKRRAIRRRSDPLRLGRMSVGGPLSLTHFALKFAKLQLTPSLV from the coding sequence ATGTGGATTCCCGCGCTCTGCTATCACCGCATCGAAGTCCCGCCGTCCTCGGCCGCGGGTGATACCAATTTTGTCCGGCCGGACACGTTCGCGGGGCAGATGGATTGGCTGGCGCGGATGGGATACACGGGCGTGACCATCCGCCGGATCCTCGCCTGGCAGCGTGGCGAACAGACCCTGCCGGCCCGCCCCGTGGCCATCACTTTCGACGATGCCTACGAGAGTGTGGTGACGCATGCGCTCCCCTGTCTCGCGACTCACGGCTGGCCGTGTACCGTCTACGCGGTGAGCGCCTATCTCGGTGATCGCAATCGCTGGGATCCGGCCGCACCGCCGGCGCGTCTGCTCGATGGGGCGGCCCTGCGCGCGCTGCTGCAGGCCGGACACGACGTGGGCGCGCACACCCGTCATCATCGCCGTGTGCGCGGACTCGATGGGGTGACGGCCCACGAAGAACTGGCCGGTTCCCGTGAGGATCTCGAACAGGCGCTCGGTGCGCCCTGCGAAAGCGTGGCGTTCCCCTACGGATCGCATGACCGGCTCACGGTGCAGCGGACGCGCGAGGCGGGATTCGCCGGTGCGGTTACGCTCAAGCGGCGCGCCATCCGGCGACGCTCCGACCCACTGCGTCTGGGACGCATGAGCGTGGGCGGACCGCTGTCGCTCACGCACTTCGCTCTCAAGTTCGCCAAGCTGCAGCTCACGCCTTCTCTCGTCTGA